A stretch of Fusarium poae strain DAOMC 252244 chromosome 2, whole genome shotgun sequence DNA encodes these proteins:
- a CDS encoding hypothetical protein (SECRETED:SignalP(1-21)~CAZy:GH3), protein MMLSALQVAATLTLLKGLALAAAPYEQPDCTKEPLRSNGICDIGASPAERAAALVAALTPREKVNNLVSNATGAPRIGLPRYNWWNEALHGVAGAPGNDYNDEPPYDIATSFPMPLLMGSTFDDDLIHDIGEVIGTEARAWNNGGWGGGVDYWTPNVNPFKDPRWGRGSETPGEDALHVSRYARAMVRGLEGDKKQRRIVATCKHYAGNDFENWGGQTRHNFNAKITPQDLAEYYVRPFQECTRDSKVGSIMCAYNAVNGIPACANSYLQETLLRKHWNWTHTNNWITSDCGAMQDIWQHHNYTKTGAEAAKVAFENGQDSSCEYTTTKDISDSYEQGLLTEEVMDRALKRLFEGLVHTGFFDGDKSEWASLNFDDVNTKHAQNLALQSAVRGAVLLKNDGTLPLKIKKKESIALIGFWSDDETKLQGGYSGPANVRTPAYAAKKLGLNANVAWGPTLQNSSVPDNWTTNALEAAKKSDYIVYLGGLDVSAAGEELDRTDLDWPNTQLTLLKKLSKLGKPLVVVQLGDQVDDTPLLKDKGVNSILWVNYPGQEGGPAVIDLITGRKSPAGRLPLTQYPSKYVEQVGMLEMELRPTKSSPGRTYRWYPDAVLPFGFGKHYTTFKANFKSHKIEMNIQKLLKDCDKTYADTCPLPPIHLSVKNTGRTISDFVSLVFIQSKVGPKPYPRKTLAAYSRSHDIKPRATKDVKLQWTMDNIARREKNGDLVVYPGTYTLLLDEPTQAKIKVKLTGEKTVLDKWPEYHGSD, encoded by the exons ATGATGCTGTCCGCGTTGCAAGTTGCTGCTACACTCACACTTTTGAAAGGCCTAGCATTGGCTGCCGCGCCATATGAACAGCCTGATTGTACGAAGGAGCCTCTTCGTTCAAATGGAATATGTGACATTGGGGCTTCGCCTGCCGAAAGAGCTGCAGCTTTGGTGGCGGCCTTGACTCCACGTGAGAAAGTCAACAACCTTGTCAG CAACGCGACTGGTGCGCCTAGGATTGGTCTACCAAGGTACAACTGGTGGAACGAAGCCCTCCACGGTGTAGCTGGTGCTCCTGGCAATGACTACAATGATGAGCCGCCCTATGACATAGCAACTTCGTTCCCTATGCCTCTTCTCATGGGGTCCACCTTTGACGATGATCTCATCCACGACATTGGCGAGGTTATTGGCACAGAGGCACGGGCCTGGAACAACGGTGGTTGGGGAGGGGGTGTAGACTACTGGACGCCCAATGTCAACCCCTTCAAAGATCCACGATGGGGCCGTGGTTCCGAAACACCAGGCGAAGATGCTCTTCATGTCAGTCGTTATGCACGAGCCATGGTTCGTGGCCTCGAAGGTGACAAGAAGCAGCGTCGTATCGTGGCCACCTGCAAGCACTATGCTGGTAATGATTTTGAGAATTGGGGTGGTCAAACGCGCCACAACTTCAATGCCAAAATCACACCCCAAGACTTGGCAGAGTACTATGTGCGTCCTTTCCAGGAGTGTACTCGCGATTCAAAGGTTGGCAGCATCATGTGTGCATATAATGCTGTGAACGGGATCCCTGCGTGCGCAAACTCATACCTTCAAGAAACTCTACTGAGGAAGCACTGGAACTGGACCCACACGAACAACTGGATCACCAGCGATTGTGGCGCTATGCAAGATATCTGGCAGCATCACAACTACACAAAGACTGGTGCTGAAGCGGCCAAGGTCGCCTTTGAGAATGGCCAGGATTCCAGCTGTGAGTATACCACTACGAAGGATATATCTGATTCATACGAGCAAGGTCTCTTGACGGAGGAGGTTATGGATCGGGCTCTCAAACGCCTTTTCGAGGGACTTGTTCACACTGGTTTCTTCGATGGCGACAAATCAGAATGGGCTTCACTCAACTTTGACGATGTGAACACCAAGCACGCTCAGAATCTTGCTCTTCAGTCTGCCGTACGTGGCGCGGTTCTCCTGAAGAATGACGGCACCCTACccctcaagatcaagaagaaggagagtaTAGCTTTGATCGGTTTCTGGTCCGATGATGAAACAAAGTTGCAAGGAGGATATTCCGGCCCGGCTAATGTGCGTACGCCAGCTTATGCTGCCAAGAAGCTGGGGTTGAACGCCAATGTCGCTTGGGGCCCGACTTTACAGAATAGCTCAGTTCCTGATAACTGGACTACCAATGCTCTGGAAGCTGCTAAGAAGTCTGACTACATTGTGTACTTGGGTGGTCTTGATGTGTCAGCCGCTGGCGAGGAGCTGGATCGCACAGATCTTGACTGGCCTAATACTCAGTTGACTCTACTCAAAAAACTGTCAAAGCTTGGCAAGCCGTTAGTTGTGGTTCAGCTTGGCGATCAAGTTGACGATACACCTTTGCTCAAGGATAAAGGTGTGAACAGTATTCTGTGGGTCAATTATCCCGGTCAAGAAGGCGGCCCTGCTGTCATAGACCTTATCACAGGTCGTAAAAGCCCAGCTGGACGTCTCCCACTGACCCAATACCCGAGCAAGTATGTAGAACAAGTCGGTATGTTAGAGATGGAGTTGAGACCTACAAAGTCAAGTCCTGGCAGAACATACCGTTGGTACCCTGATGCAGTGTTGCCATTCGGTTTCGGAAAGCATTACACCACATTCAAAGCCAACTTCAAATCCCACAAGATCGAGATGAACATACAGAAGCTCCTCAAGGATTGCGACAAAACTTATGCAGATACCTGCCCCTTGCCTCCGATCCACTTAAGTGTGAAGAACACGGGTCGTACCATTTCGGACTTTGTGTCTCTGGTCTTTATCCAGAGCAAGGTTGGACCCAAGCCTTACCCACGAAAGACACTTGCAGCGTATTCGCGCTCTCATGATATCAAGCCGCGTGCGACAAAGGACGTCAAACTTCAGTGGACAATGGACAATATTGCTCGGAGGGAGAAGAATGGTGATCTAGTTGTGTACCCTGGGACGTATACATTGTTGCTCGATGAGCCAACACAAGCCAAGATCAAGGTGAAGTTGACGGGAGAAAAGACCGTATTGGACAAATGGCCAGAGTATCACGGGTCGGACTAA
- a CDS encoding hypothetical protein (TransMembrane:10 (i62-80o92-112i132-152o158-177i189-208o239-259i271-289o301-321i333-353o359-377i)), which yields MSHEVANEKGEAENSALLTPESITGAVSPSPSTSSFTSSIETSESDFTSLWEKLQDVYSRNIGLFYVLLAQLFASIMSMTTRLLSTGFETKFHALQIIFVRMLATALIGSFYMWREKVPDFPFGPREVRGLLVLRGMAGSVGLFGLYYSLSYLDVSDATVITFLVPTLTAFIAWVALREPFTVNEASAGLIAFTGVLFVARPSFIFPYNDSFLSGSSSDNEGAAKGILSAVKATPHERTIAICCSIFGSIAAATAYSTIRVIGKRAHSLVSVNYFAVLATVSSFLIITIHPDLQFEIPKSLAEWAILLSIGVSGFLFQVLLTEGLQREKAGRATNLIQYVQLVYAVIIDRVIWGTTPPPASFIGSGLIIGSAIWVALQKKAPSELKPVSDEERSAGLDKDGTKEA from the exons ATGTCTCATGAAGTAGCCAATGAGAAGGGGGAAGCAGAGAATTCTGCTCTACTGACACCTGAGAGTATCACTGGAGCTGTTTCGCCTAGTCCAAGCACAAGCTCTTTTACTTCTTCTATCGAGACAAGCGAGTCAGATTTCACTTCATTATGGGAGAAGTTGCAGGATGTTTATTCTCGAAACATCGGACTGTTCTATGTTCTGCTGGCACAGCTATTTGCTTCTATT ATGTCTATGACAACAAGACTCTTGTCAACTGGTTTTGAGACAAAATTCCACGCTCTTCAGATCATATTCGTCCGTATGCTTGCCACTGCACTTATCGGTTCTTTCTACATGTGGCGTGAGAAAGTCCCCGACTTTCCTTTCGGGCCACGCGAAGTTCGAGGACTGTTGGTATTGAGAGGCATGGCTGGATCTGTTGGTCTTTTCGGTCTCTACT ACTCTCTCTCATATCTTGACGTGTCCGACGCAACAGTTATCACTTTCCTTGTTCCGACTCTGACAGCATTCATTGCTTGGGTTGCTCTACGC GAACCGTTCACTGTCAATGAAGCTTCGGCAGGTCTCATCGCGTTTACAGGCGTGCTTTTCGTTGCTCGTCCTTCTTTCATCTTCCCATACAACGACTCGTTCCTTTCGGGATCCTCATCAGATAATGAAGGTGCCGCCAAAGGTATTCTTTCGGCAGTCAAGGCAACACCCCATGAGCGTACAATTGCCATTTGCTGCTCCATTTTCGGCTCCATTGCTGCGGCGACAGCTTACTCAACTATTCGGGTTATTGGAAAGCGTGCCCACTCTCTTGTGAGCGTGAACTACTTTGCAGTGTTGGCTACTGTCAGCtctttcctcatcatcacgaTCCACCCTGATTTGCAGTTTGAGATCCCCAAGAGTCTCGCTGAGTG GGCTATTCTTCTCTCTATCGGGGTTTCCGGTTTCCTGTTCCAGGTTCTCCTCACTGAAGGTCTACAAAGAGAGAAAGCCGGGAGAGCGACCAACCTTATT CAGTACGTACAGCTTGTCTATGCAGTCATTATTGACCGTGTTATCTggggaacgactcctccgccagCTAGCTTCATCGGCAGTGGTCTCATTATTGGATCGGCTATCTGGGTGGCTTTGCAAAAGAAGGCTCCCTCAGAGTTGAAGCCGGTGTCTGATGAGGAGAGAAGCGCTGGCCTGGATAAGGATGGGACAAAGGAGGCATAA
- a CDS encoding hypothetical protein (TransMembrane:8 (o6-31i43-70o76-93i105-125o145-166i187-214o226-252i264-288o)) → MPSVSLGATIIIVTVSLTFLSGIFLALRLYCKIVRHRRFWWDDYFLIAAWVSSPNLSIPSFSMVLVQLISSSYDDICLLISAGLTIFDVSLGFGKDISKVNPAHVPTIALTGTVYGLFACLSAAWSKTSFALTLLRLEDGWKYWFLWFLIITMNIIMNLVIVFSFVKCTPARKVWHSKLPGTCWNPLVATYYNVFAGAYSGLVDLVLCILAWTIIWKLSMQTREKIGVGIALTFGIFAAAAAGAKCVGMLGLSSQNRTLARVGIFIWSSVEVAVTIMAASIPIMRILVLRVCRRNRLEASNRPLRRLRTISSRDKRPSPNVTMPSDNNNTEAGPVSAREEGLSSVTLIHSIDSNRRNDIDMYRIDTTLSLV, encoded by the exons ATGCCATCCGTCAGTCTAGGTGCAACAATCATAATAGTCACTGTATCTCTGACTTTCCTCTCGGGCATCTTTTTGGCCCTTCGTCTATATTGCAAGATCGTTCGTCATCGTCGATTCTGGTGGGATGATTACTTTCTCATTGCAGCCTGGGTAAGCTCTCCCAATCTTTCTATCCCGAGTTTCAGCATGGTTTTGGTACAACTTATCTCCTCATCGTATGACGAT ATATGCCTCTTAATTTCCGCTGGTCTTACCATATTCGATGTCAGCCTCGGCTTTGGCAAGGACATATCAAAAGTTAATCCCGCACACGTACCAACAATCGCTCTTACTGGAACTGTTTACGGCCTGTTTGCTTGTTTATCTGCAGCATGGAGCAAAACGTCATTTGCGCTGACTTTGCTACGGCTGGAGGACGGCTGGAAGTACTGGTTCCTGTGGTTTCTCATTATCACCATGAATATCATTATGAACTTGGTGATTGTTTTCTCTTTTGTCAAATGCACGCCAGCAAGGAAGGTCTGGCACTCTAAGCTGCCCGGGACCTGTTGGAACCCGCTAGTTGCAACATACTATAATGTTTTTGCTGGGG CTTATTCAGGTTTGGTTGATCTAGTCCTATGTATCCTTGCTTGGACGATCATTTGGAAGCTTTCGATGCAGACACGGGAGAAGATTGGCGTGGGTATTGCTTTGACCTTTGGCATCTT TGCAGCTGCAGCAGCTGGAGCGAAGTGCGTCGGGATGCTTGGTCTCAGCAGCCAGAACCGCACTT TGGCTCGAGTCGGAATCTTCATCTGGTCCTCCGTTGAGGTCGCGGTCACCATTATGGCTGCCAGTATTCCGATAATGCGTATACTTGTCTTACGTGTCTGTCGCCGCAACAGACTTGAAGCTTCTAATCGGCCCCTACGTCGTCTCCGCACGATTAGTAGTCGAGATAAAAGGCCTTCTCCTAATGTTACCATGCCAAgtgataataataatacagAAGCAGGACCTGTTTCAGCAAGGGAAGAAGGTCTCAGCAGTGTCACCTTGATACACAGCATAGACTCAAACAGGAGGAACGATATAGATATGTATAGGATTGATACCACGCTATCGTTGGTTTGA
- a CDS encoding hypothetical protein (TransMembrane:1 (o289-307i)) yields the protein MPTATEFFGITAHNLGPLTTTYTAPSSCATNLNYHVFVNATSPHDLLAVPSCSWPKYGDCVPSAKEWELTDQQTTTFYQGTSVFFSPGIACPAGWNTVGLLAHTESGKFSASGVLATPAPKLEYEEGLPELVYPTDYWKNMLDESETFAYCCPSGYGGNVYGECSSLLGPVSSYTYSEICQRYGRGGQLTIISSVDGLTYTDGVLSLIEPTRAYEVTSTAMLDLGELQQETGNGFSDIAIASWTPAIPLVYKKSDMDKGDSDDSETGSTAVTGEGSGESAASTVQRQSFISVLGLALGILAGGGMLFF from the exons ATGCCTACTGCCACAGAATTCTTTGGCATTACAGCCCATAACCTCGGTCCACTCACGACTACGTATACCGCTCCATCATCATGCGCGACCAATTTGAACTATCATGTCTTCGTCAACGCGACTTCACCCCACGATCTCCTGGCTGTGCCCAGTTGTAGTTGGCCGAAGTACGGTGATTGTGTTCCCAGTGCCAAAGAATGGGAATTAACAGATCAACAAACCACTACCTTTTATCAGGGCACATCAGTTTTTTTTTCGCCAGGCATTGCTTGTCCCGCCGGTTGGAATACCGTCGGGTTATTAGCCCATACCGAGAGTGGGAAGTTCAGCGCCTCTGGTGTTTTGGCGACACCAGCACCAAAGCTGGAGTATGAGGAGGGACTTCCGGAACTTGTTTACCCTACCGACTACTGGAAAAATATGCTGGATGAATCGGAGACCTTTGCATACTGCTGTCCAAG CGGTTATGGAGGTAACGTGTATGGAGAATGCTCATCTTTGCTTGGACCGGTCAGCTCTTATACGTACTCAGAGATTTGTCAACGATATGGTCGTGGTGGCCAGTTGACAATCATCTCATCCGTGGACGGCTTGACATATACGGATGGTGTACTTTCGCTCATTGAGCCAACTAGAGCTTATGAAGTCACTTCCACCGCCATGCTTGACTTGGGAGAGCTCCAGCAAGAGACCGGGAATGGCTTCAGCGATATCGCGATCGCATCTTGGACACCTGCAATACCTTTAGTCTACAAGAAGTCGGATATGGACAAGGGAGACAGCGATGATAGCGAGACTGGAAGTACGGCTGTTACTGGTGAAGGCAGTGGTGAGAGCGCTGCTTCTACTGTTCAGAGGCAAAGTTTCATTAGTGTACTTGGGTTGGCATTGGGAATTCTGGCCGGTGGTGGAATGCTCTTTTTTTGA
- a CDS encoding hypothetical protein (SECRETED:SignalP(1-17)), which yields MRLHSSVLLALATLAVAHPGEDHHDELHQRRAFEASAERLSLRHCAEKLKARGVTDRNIKRRSTLIQEHRQKRGIKKRDLEDVLNTDHNKTDLGYTPNTPPETLFAGQNSCVLTPEVTIGPYYVSGETIRRNLKEDQEGVDLILDYQIINVETCEPVPELYLDIWHCNATGVYAGVNNAGNGNTDDKTNINSTFGRGIQQTDEDGVAQFETLFPGHYTGRTIHIHLLAHANATLFENKTLGNDIYSSHIGQTYFDQDLIHEVERLAPYNTNTQELMTNANDGILADAANQDYDPVVEWTLLGDTVAEGVFGWLAYGVNITVTNKVTPAVFRYEDGGHTNPDFSMGGPGGPGGPGGPGGPPRDADDAADNDA from the exons ATGCGTCTTCACAGCTCCGTCCTCTTAGCATTGGCCACCTTGGCCGTAGCTCACCCTGGTGAAGACCATCACGATGAGCTTCACCAGCGTCGTGCATTTGAAGCCAGTGCTGAGCGACTGTCTCTGCGTCACTGTGCTGAGAAGCTAAAGGCTCGAGGTGTGACTGACCGTAACATCAAGCGTCGGTCCACCTTGATCCAGGAGCATCGCCAGAAGC GTGGTATCAAGAAGCGGGATCTTGAGGACGTGCTCAACACGGACCACAACAAGACCGACCTCGGTTACACGCCCAACACTCCGCCCGAAACTCTCTTTGCCGGGCAGAACTCGTGCGTTCTGACCCCCGAGGTTACTATTGGTCCTTACT ACGTCAGTGGTGAGACTATTCGTCGCAACCTCAAGGAGGACCAGGAGGGTGTTGACCTCATCCTTGACTACCAAATTATCAACGTGGAAACCTGTGAACCTGTGCCAGAACTCTATCTTGATATTTGGCATTGTAACGCAACCGGTGTTTATGCTGGTGTGAATAACGCGGGCAACGGCAACACCGACGACAAgaccaacatcaacagcaCCTTTGGCCGTGGTATCCAGCAAACCGATGAAGATGGTGTTGCCCAGTTTGAGACACTCTTCCCAGGCCACTACACTGGTCGCACTATCCACATCCACCTCTTGGCTCACGCAAACGCTACTTTGTTCGAGAATAAGACCCTCGGAAACGACATCTACAGCAGCCATATCGGCCAGACCTATTTTGACCAAGACTTGATCCACGAGGTTGAGAGGCTTGCCCCATACAACACCAACACACAGGAGCTGATGACCAACGCTAACGACGGAATTCTTGCTGATGCTGCCAACCAGGACTATGATCCGGTTGTCGAGTGGACTCTCCTTGGTGACACCGTTGCTGAGGGCGTCTTCGGCTGGCTAGCTTATGGCGTCAATATCACTGTTACTAACAAGGTTACACCTGCTGTGTTCAGATATGAGGATGGTGGACATACCAACCCAGATTTTAGTATGGGAGGTCCTGGTGGTCCTGGTGGTCCTGGTGGTCCTGGCGGTCCCCCACGTGATGCAGACGACGCTGCAGATAACGACGCTTAA
- a CDS encoding hypothetical protein (TransMembrane:2 (i250-270o282-315i)), with protein sequence MSKPAKITASLAHKPPFPPPSSLISLDDLILPAAFNDLSPISRELQILGHGEREGLHRFLSAFLDLSRFHGLHKLLWLIGVHGAPRSLYYQKFLRRDIVIVEELDLHLIWAKSRIFIKPLPDFLLNYEFWEANICSEPQLYRAACGLLYSYCGLIRFKYDLQVAKDCKLINENLDYKAWTEFVRTILPNLHPKDPNIMDTRFQYGELRLNRLDTLYRYSPYKFSLSSILQGFPHAMSESYTPYMDQYNNAVSAFGVVVIVLSAFNLSLSAHSKNPDASLQQAAWGFAIFAMALCAALITLFLVLPVFSSLATIYSSIATRKRVAKYWERERSHSA encoded by the coding sequence ATGAGCAAACCCGCAAAGATCACAGCGTCGCTAGCACACAAGCCGCCGTTCCCTCCACCATCTTCCTTGATCAGTCTGGATGATCTAATCCTCCCTGCTGCCTTTAACGACCTTTCTCCGATTTCCAGGGAGCTACAAATACTGGGACATGGCGAGCGCGAGGGATTGCATAGATTCCTTTCTGCCTTTCTTGATCTTTCTCGATTCCATGGCTTACACAAGCTGCTATGGCTCATCGGTGTCCATGGAGCCCCGCGCTCTTTATACTACCAGAAATTCCTTCGCCGCGACATTGTAATTGTCGAAGAACTTGACCTTCATCTCATTTGggcaaagtcaagaattTTCATCAAGCCACTTCCTGACTTTCTTCTCAACTACGAGTTCTGGGAGGCCAACATATGCTCCGAACCTCAATTGTATCGAGCCGCTTGTGGGCTTCTCTACTCATACTGCGGCCTTATTCGCTTTAAATACGATCTGCAGGTTGCCAAAGATTGCAAGTTGATTAACGAAAATTTGGACTACAAAGCTTGGACGGAGTTTGTTCGCACAATACTACCCAATCTTCACCCCAAGGACCCCAATATCATGGACACGCGATTCCAATATGGTGAATTGCGGTTGAATCGTCTGGATACCCTTTACAGGTATTCACCTTATAAGTTCTCTCTATCCAGTATCCTACAAGGGTTCCCACATGCAATGTCCGAAAGCTATACGCCTTATATGGATCAGTACAATAATGCAGTGTCAGCCTTTGGTGTTGTGGTTATCGTTCTGTCGGCTTTTAATCTATCATTGTCTGCACATTCGAAGAACCCTGATGCCAGTCTTCAGCAAGCAGCATGGGGATTTGCGATATTCGCCATGGCTCTATGCGCCGCACTCATTACCTTGTTTCTTGTGCTGCCGGTTTTCTCGTCACTAGCGACAATCTATAGCTCTATTGCAACACGAAAGCGGGTTGCTAAATATTGGGAGAGGGAGCGGTCGCACTCAGCTTAG
- a CDS encoding hypothetical protein (TransMembrane:1 (o274-296i)), translating into MSSRPYEITILGATGWTATICAEHIARTFPVNTKWSIVGRSSTKLEALRQSLRVINPDRLEPAVHIISQLDEQNLAPLVKKSHVIINGIGPYHRHATPVVAACAMNGTHYVDFSTETLWISEMIRDYHELAVSSGASIIPAISGSSAPSDLAAWLMASYFSDHGLPAASEVICSGEMTMLGMQGGSLHTVLDVAENYGIRGWLIADTSVLLPDGESAGGTKGLSGYHYDQHIGHLTSSFVAFGNESVVQRSAALDRSTYGPKFVYKEYSPAKSYVAAMLVHIVTKIGILLLAVPWFRSFLRTRSLSPGEGPDRTESRKTESAEWKAVGYMPGVAEPVACSRFVFQGALVDMAAVLAVEAAGTMNDKLKIRDGDGLKAGLSTPSTLGARFVDRLRTTGFTIEIKGWGTADQKAVEKIDF; encoded by the exons ATGAGTTCCAGACCCTATGAAATCACTATCCTTGGAGCGACCGGTTGGACGGCCACGATCTGTGCTGAACACATTGCCCGAACCTTTCCAGTGAACACAAAATGGAGTATCGTAGGCCGGTCCTCAACCAAGCTTGAGGCTTTACGTCAATCTCTACGAGTCATCAACCCTGATAGGCTGGAACCAGCTGTTCACATTATATCACAGCTTGACGAGCAAAATCTCGCTCCCCTGGTCAAAAAATCCCATGTTATCATCAATGGAATAGGTCCTTATCACCGTCATGCAACTCCAGTTGTAGCAGCATGTGCTATGAATGGTACCCATTATGTTGACTTCAGTACTGAGACGCTTTGGATCTCAGAAATGATTCGCGACTATCATGAGCTAGCTGTCAGTTCAGGAGCATCAATCATCCCGGCAATTTCAGGATCCAGTGCTCCGTCCGATCTTGCAGCCTGGCTCATGGCCTCTTACTTTAGTGACCATGGCTTACCAGCAGCATCTGAGGTGATCTGCTCGGGTGAGATGACTATGCTTGGTATGCAGGGCGGCTCGCTACACACTGTGCTTGATGTTGCAGAAAACTATGGTATCAGAGGATGGTTGATTGCTGATACGTCTGTCTTGCTGCCTGATGGAGAGTCTGCGGGTGGCACCAAGGGACTTTCTGGATATCACTACGACCAACACATTGGGCACCTGACGTCGTCTTTTGTTGCTTTTGGAAATGAGTCGGTTGTTCAGCGATCAGCAGCTCTCGACAGATCTACTTATGGACCAAAATTTGTCTACAAAGAGTACAGTCCAGCAAAAAGCTACGTCGCTGCAATGCTTGTTCATATCGTAACCAAAATTGGCATCCTCCTCCTTGCTGTGCCATGGTTTCGGTCATTTTTGCGGACGAGATCTCTTAGTCCAGGAGAGGGACCAGACCGAACAGAGAGCCGTAAGACTGAAAGTGCCGAGTGGAAAGCTGTTGGTTACATGCCTGGAGTAGCAGAACCAGTCGCGTGTTCCAGATTTGTTTTTCAAGGAGCGTTGGTAGACATGGCGGCAGTTCTGGCTGTGGAGGCTGCAGGAACGATGAATGATAAGCTCAAAATTAGAGACGGCGATGGGCTGAAAGCCGGGTTGTCGACACCTTCAACCCTGGGGGCAAGATTCGTAGATCGGCTTCGCACAACAGGATTTACCATTGAGATTAAGGGATGGGGAACTGCCGATCAAAAGGCAG TAGAAAAGATCGACTTCTAA